The Prevotella sp. E9-3 genome has a window encoding:
- a CDS encoding DUF3427 domain-containing protein, which yields MKLVEGVYESLISTAIAEKLQHDFPESSFHVEKEAIDSAESHMMLAQYLADIVSVVLKEYFRDKKEAITISKQVDCINKILHFIENEWQVNALEGDMLTKEDETNFLRAIYSKTGYTEEQIKHKAQLHPESGYRVSNLFTGTNGLSIDEEIKKDIQTADSIDLVVSFIKFSGLRVIYDELKSFLKKKGAKLRILTTTYMGATDVKAVEWLMKLKELGDVEIRASFNTNDERLHAKAYIFKRENGFDTAYIGSSNISRTALTKGLEWNMRITNVENPHIIRSTQATFDSYWNSATFEPIDNDDHLKRFAQAIDIARNKTSNIESTEIVTRFVRKTHQVKVLEKLNYERKKRNNFKNLIIAATGTGKTAISAFDYKDFNQQFKKENGREARLLFIVHREKILKQARSTYRSVMVDGNFGEIWTGNIKPSYNSNLDHLFITIQTLNNHIDELSSFGADYYDYIVLDEVHHSQADSYRKLFSVFRPKILIGLTATPERMDGKAITPDFNNRFSAEIRLQEALNQQLLSPFAYFCVTDDTVDLSRLVCSADGKYDVKQLEAQYVGNMDRFGKIQDAINRYLTDPQDCKAVCFCCSIAHAEWMAAMFISTGYKAAAVTSKNSGELDAYSEQLAQGKINYLCVADILNEGIDIPEIDTVLFLRPTESLTIFLQQLGRGLRLADGKTELTVLDFVAQASKKYNYESRFRALIGPSNTPVRQQVANGFTLIPRGCSINMELQAQQYILNNISECIFNLRRLRREVEHFEHETGQALTLKNFLENFSLDWRLIYKSPGSWTELKHQAGINVKGYERTKEVVNMENGLARLYHTNSTDYLMFVQRLVDNNFNLAAVNKREEMFKRLFYYTICFDKLKAYNEKYDKNFSSEDEAIKALNNFPYFKEELQTCVEIRLSQLYQTTLWISVRGVELELYGCYSADEIHLMFEGDVRRGNILGTQYLHDKKIALVFVSTNKSDKDYSPSTLYQDYAISERQFHWQSKHDVRIQSNDGQRIIHQHENDWRYLLFVRDRKRDEFGFTNAYYFLGEMEYESSHGECPMNVIWNMKYNIPGNILENAMAV from the coding sequence ATGAAACTTGTTGAAGGTGTTTACGAATCACTAATTAGCACAGCCATTGCTGAGAAATTGCAGCATGACTTTCCTGAAAGCAGTTTTCATGTAGAGAAGGAAGCGATAGACAGTGCAGAATCTCACATGATGCTGGCCCAATATCTCGCAGATATCGTTTCTGTTGTCCTCAAAGAATATTTTCGAGATAAAAAAGAGGCTATCACCATCAGTAAACAGGTGGATTGCATCAACAAGATTCTTCACTTCATTGAGAACGAATGGCAGGTGAATGCCCTTGAAGGCGATATGCTCACCAAAGAGGATGAAACAAACTTCCTTAGAGCAATTTATAGCAAGACCGGATATACTGAGGAACAAATAAAGCACAAGGCTCAATTACACCCAGAATCTGGCTACAGGGTGAGCAATCTCTTTACTGGAACAAACGGTCTGTCTATTGATGAGGAAATTAAGAAAGATATACAGACGGCCGATAGCATTGACCTCGTTGTTTCGTTTATCAAATTCTCTGGCCTGAGGGTTATCTACGACGAACTAAAGAGCTTTTTAAAGAAAAAGGGAGCAAAATTACGTATCCTTACAACGACCTATATGGGCGCGACAGACGTAAAGGCCGTGGAATGGCTGATGAAACTAAAGGAGCTGGGTGACGTTGAAATAAGAGCATCTTTTAATACGAACGATGAACGCTTACATGCGAAAGCATATATTTTCAAACGTGAGAACGGATTTGATACTGCCTACATTGGTTCATCAAACATCTCTCGTACAGCATTGACAAAGGGCTTGGAGTGGAATATGCGTATCACTAATGTGGAGAATCCGCATATTATCCGTTCTACTCAGGCAACTTTTGACTCTTATTGGAACAGTGCTACGTTTGAACCCATAGATAATGACGACCACCTCAAACGTTTTGCTCAGGCTATTGATATAGCTCGAAATAAAACATCGAACATTGAAAGCACAGAAATCGTAACTCGTTTCGTCCGCAAGACTCATCAGGTTAAGGTGTTGGAGAAATTAAATTACGAGCGAAAAAAACGTAATAACTTCAAGAACCTAATTATAGCAGCAACAGGTACTGGCAAGACAGCAATATCCGCCTTCGACTATAAAGATTTCAACCAACAATTCAAGAAAGAAAATGGACGTGAGGCTCGTTTGTTGTTTATCGTTCATCGAGAGAAAATCCTGAAACAAGCCCGGAGTACTTATCGTTCTGTAATGGTTGACGGAAACTTTGGTGAAATATGGACTGGTAATATCAAACCCTCATATAACAGCAATCTTGACCACCTGTTCATTACCATTCAGACATTAAACAACCATATAGACGAGTTGAGCTCTTTCGGCGCAGATTATTATGACTATATTGTGCTCGATGAGGTACATCATAGTCAGGCAGATTCTTACAGGAAACTATTTAGTGTATTTCGCCCCAAGATACTAATCGGTCTGACAGCAACGCCAGAACGTATGGACGGAAAGGCTATCACTCCTGACTTCAACAACAGGTTCTCGGCAGAGATTAGATTGCAAGAAGCGCTTAATCAACAATTACTTTCGCCTTTCGCTTACTTCTGTGTCACTGATGATACTGTAGATCTGAGTCGATTGGTTTGTAGTGCCGATGGAAAATATGATGTCAAACAACTCGAAGCGCAATATGTTGGTAACATGGATCGCTTTGGAAAGATACAGGATGCAATCAATCGTTATCTCACTGACCCACAAGATTGTAAGGCTGTATGCTTCTGTTGTTCAATAGCTCATGCCGAATGGATGGCAGCTATGTTCATTTCCACAGGCTACAAGGCTGCAGCTGTAACATCAAAGAACAGTGGCGAACTTGATGCCTACTCAGAACAATTGGCTCAAGGAAAGATAAACTATCTCTGCGTTGCAGATATCTTGAATGAAGGTATTGATATTCCAGAAATTGATACTGTGCTTTTCCTGCGTCCTACAGAATCACTCACTATTTTTCTGCAGCAATTGGGACGTGGCCTCCGTTTAGCTGATGGAAAAACAGAACTGACTGTTCTGGACTTTGTGGCACAAGCAAGCAAGAAATATAATTACGAGAGTCGCTTCCGTGCTCTGATAGGCCCGTCAAACACTCCCGTCAGGCAGCAAGTTGCGAATGGTTTTACGCTAATTCCACGTGGTTGCAGCATAAACATGGAATTACAGGCGCAGCAATATATCCTCAACAACATTAGTGAATGTATATTCAACCTGCGCCGTCTGCGCCGTGAAGTAGAGCATTTTGAGCATGAAACAGGTCAAGCACTGACGCTGAAGAATTTTCTTGAGAACTTCTCCTTAGATTGGAGGCTAATTTATAAATCCCCTGGTTCATGGACAGAATTGAAGCATCAGGCAGGAATTAATGTAAAAGGATACGAACGGACTAAAGAGGTCGTTAATATGGAGAATGGTCTTGCCCGATTATATCATACCAACTCTACCGATTACCTAATGTTTGTTCAACGGCTAGTCGATAACAACTTCAATCTTGCTGCTGTCAATAAGCGAGAAGAGATGTTTAAACGTTTGTTCTATTATACCATCTGCTTCGACAAGCTAAAAGCATACAATGAAAAGTATGATAAAAACTTCAGTTCAGAAGATGAGGCTATTAAAGCATTAAATAACTTTCCATATTTTAAAGAAGAACTTCAAACCTGCGTAGAGATTCGCCTTTCCCAACTTTATCAAACAACTCTATGGATATCAGTTAGAGGTGTAGAGTTGGAATTATATGGGTGTTATTCTGCCGATGAAATTCATTTAATGTTCGAGGGCGATGTACGTCGTGGCAACATCCTGGGCACTCAGTATCTACACGACAAAAAGATTGCACTCGTATTTGTGTCGACAAACAAGTCTGACAAAGATTACTCCCCCTCTACTCTATACCAAGACTATGCCATCAGTGAACGTCAATTCCATTGGCAGTCTAAACATGATGTCCGAATACAGAGTAATGATGGCCAGCGTATTATCCATCAGCATGAGAATGACTGGAGATATCTACTATTTGTAAGAGACCGCAAGCGTGATGAGTTCGGCTTTACCAATGCCTATTATTTTCTTGGTGAGATGGAATATGAATCTTCACATGGTGAATGTCCCATGAATGTTATCTGGAATATGAAATATAATATTCCAGGCAACATCTTAGAAAATGCCATGGCAGTATAG
- a CDS encoding RecQ family ATP-dependent DNA helicase yields MIAFIDTEVNPQTKKVADYGAVREDGAVLHSSSKADFDAFVSKCDTVCGHNIINFDLKFVSLRGNPTIVDTLFLSPLLFPKRPYHHLVKDDKLQVDELNNPLNDSMKARDLLNDEVAAWEQLTDNRKEIYYYLLNDTKEFGGFFKYVGYSPNFSWISSIFAAKRNWKQLILKEYESKLCDNADFETLVKLYPIELAYCLAVIGADDVFSITPAWVIRNFPQVVNVMNVLCNTSCGDCEYCYQRLDAHYGLKEFFGYDEFRIFDGIPMQQQSVESAIRGESLLTIFPTGGGKSLTFQLPALMAGRNTHGLTVVISPLQSLMKDQVDNLAARGISDAVTINGMLDPIERATAIEQVADGTANLLYIAPEMLRSKTIERLLMGRHVVRFVIDEAHCFSAWGHDFRVDYLYIGDFIRQLQEKKQLKQPIAVSCFTATAKQKVVSDICDYFRVKLGLELKVFAANAERKNLRYSVLHADTADEKYNLLRSLILGHNCPSIVYVSRTKRTCELVKHLVNDGIRALPFNGKMEAAEKVKNQNAFMSGEVQVIVATSAFGMGVDKKDVGLVVHYNISDSLENYVQEAGRAGRDPEMQAECFVLYADTDLDKHFILLNQTKLSISEIQQVWKAIKDLTSKRVKVSCSPLDIARQAGWGDEIDGIETRVKAAIAALEDAGYIQRGSNAPHVFATGIAVKNMDEARRKLMVSSLFDEQSREEAARIVKSLISARATAEGRGAEAESRVDYLADILGMDKATVIRNINLMRQDGLLADSRDMQAWISKSTTVKNLDAMLRLEQFMLQHFTEESCRFSYKELNEDAQKAGINYSNVKRLRMLLHFMTLKGYVYKQEHGITGYVNLRLQSSKDSTKNRFERRMDISRFIVESLSVQKDDTKETTLVNFSVVELLQQYIDSRKEAMFSDKEKPTIADIEESLLYLTKTELMKIEGGFLVIYNTMQIGRLVATRTRYGKEQYRLLDEFYKQRIRQIHIVGEYANLMVRDYNAALRFVNDYFTMDFRKFINQYFKEERRAQIDQNITPAKYNKLFGELSNRQCEIIDDKESKYIVVAAGPGSGKTRVLVHKLASLLLLEDVKHEQLLMLTFSRAAATEFKKRLIDLVENSAHYVDIKTFHSYSFDLIGKQGRLEDAKDVVRIAAEMIENGEVEASKIAKSVLVIDEAQDMGQDDFRLVQALMRQNEEMRVIAVGDDDQNIYGFRGSESKYMQSLVEQNGAKLYEMTDNYRSAKTIVDCANRYVQRIPGRLKHTPIQSATGEEGKVMTLKSFLDTEIKVEGSTAILTRTNEETMQVAYELEQRGLHATVAQSMGDFHFGNLAEVRYFLKQLGDIDEVTIPKEKWDVAKKRTLETYASSTCLNVMKHFFSDFEITHQSYYRSDLREYIFESNIEDFIAADDKSVFVSTIHKAKGREFDNVYLMSVIPDGRSIDDMHAYYVGLTRAKRNLYLITNPPTEYSSISIALNMHDVILNFFKGRKDIVLRLRSGDSLLYRDGYLQNEQEVNVAALSASGKDKLKVWTDRGYEVTNAKVSYTLAWKPQDSEIEYAVCLANLNLVKQEKTSE; encoded by the coding sequence ATGATTGCATTTATTGATACTGAGGTAAATCCGCAGACGAAGAAGGTGGCGGATTACGGAGCTGTCAGGGAGGATGGTGCAGTGTTGCACTCTAGTTCCAAGGCTGACTTCGATGCCTTTGTGTCAAAATGCGATACGGTGTGTGGACACAATATCATCAATTTCGATCTGAAATTTGTTTCATTGAGAGGCAATCCTACAATTGTTGATACACTGTTTCTATCACCTTTACTTTTCCCCAAACGACCTTATCATCATCTAGTGAAGGATGATAAGTTGCAAGTGGACGAACTGAACAATCCGCTGAATGATTCTATGAAGGCCCGTGACTTATTGAATGATGAAGTGGCAGCCTGGGAACAGTTGACGGATAACAGAAAGGAAATCTACTATTATCTGCTGAATGACACAAAAGAGTTTGGCGGTTTTTTCAAGTATGTCGGATATTCGCCAAATTTCAGTTGGATATCATCCATATTTGCAGCTAAGCGAAATTGGAAGCAACTGATATTAAAAGAATATGAAAGTAAATTATGCGATAATGCCGACTTTGAGACTTTGGTCAAACTGTATCCTATAGAATTAGCATATTGCTTGGCTGTAATCGGTGCCGATGATGTTTTTTCGATTACACCAGCATGGGTAATACGAAACTTTCCACAGGTGGTTAATGTGATGAACGTGTTGTGCAACACATCTTGTGGAGATTGTGAGTATTGTTATCAGCGACTGGATGCTCATTATGGATTGAAAGAGTTTTTCGGTTATGATGAATTCCGCATCTTTGATGGCATTCCTATGCAGCAACAATCTGTGGAATCTGCAATTCGGGGTGAATCCCTGCTGACGATATTTCCAACTGGTGGCGGTAAGAGTCTCACCTTCCAACTACCTGCTTTAATGGCTGGACGGAATACGCATGGACTAACTGTAGTCATTTCGCCTTTACAGTCGTTGATGAAAGACCAAGTAGATAACCTTGCAGCCCGTGGTATTAGTGACGCTGTGACTATCAATGGAATGTTAGATCCTATCGAACGTGCTACTGCCATAGAACAGGTGGCTGACGGCACAGCCAATTTGCTATATATCGCTCCAGAAATGCTGCGTAGTAAGACTATAGAGCGATTGTTGATGGGACGCCATGTTGTTCGTTTTGTGATAGATGAAGCACACTGCTTCTCTGCTTGGGGACACGACTTTCGTGTAGACTACCTATATATTGGAGATTTCATTCGACAGCTACAGGAGAAAAAACAATTGAAACAACCAATAGCGGTATCTTGTTTTACAGCGACAGCCAAACAAAAAGTTGTTAGCGATATCTGTGACTATTTCAGAGTAAAGTTGGGCTTGGAACTGAAAGTTTTTGCTGCTAATGCAGAGCGCAAGAACCTGCGTTACTCTGTACTTCATGCCGATACTGCAGATGAGAAATACAATTTGTTGCGCTCACTGATACTTGGGCACAATTGTCCCTCGATAGTATATGTGTCGCGTACCAAACGGACATGCGAATTGGTAAAACACTTAGTCAATGATGGCATACGAGCTTTACCATTTAATGGAAAGATGGAAGCTGCCGAGAAAGTGAAGAACCAGAATGCTTTCATGAGTGGTGAAGTCCAGGTCATTGTGGCTACTTCTGCTTTTGGCATGGGTGTTGACAAGAAAGATGTTGGATTGGTAGTCCATTACAATATTAGTGACTCGTTAGAGAACTATGTACAGGAAGCCGGTCGTGCAGGTAGAGACCCAGAGATGCAGGCTGAATGCTTTGTGTTGTATGCTGACACCGATCTTGACAAGCATTTCATTCTCCTTAATCAGACAAAGCTTAGCATCAGTGAGATTCAACAAGTATGGAAAGCCATTAAGGATCTTACATCTAAACGAGTCAAGGTGAGTTGTTCGCCATTGGATATAGCACGTCAAGCTGGATGGGGAGATGAGATAGACGGTATTGAGACTCGTGTGAAGGCTGCAATAGCGGCACTTGAGGATGCTGGATACATTCAACGTGGCAGTAACGCGCCACATGTATTTGCCACAGGTATTGCTGTGAAGAACATGGATGAAGCTCGTCGAAAACTGATGGTCTCTTCTTTGTTTGATGAGCAATCTCGTGAGGAAGCAGCGCGAATTGTCAAATCGCTTATCAGTGCTCGAGCCACAGCTGAAGGCCGAGGAGCGGAAGCTGAGAGTCGAGTGGACTATCTTGCTGATATTCTTGGAATGGACAAGGCAACCGTCATCAGGAATATTAATCTGATGCGTCAAGATGGCTTGCTGGCTGATAGTCGTGACATGCAAGCATGGATTTCCAAGAGTACCACTGTGAAAAATCTCGATGCCATGCTGCGACTTGAACAGTTTATGTTACAGCATTTTACAGAAGAATCATGTCGGTTCAGCTATAAAGAATTGAATGAAGATGCTCAGAAGGCTGGAATAAATTACTCGAATGTCAAGCGTCTAAGAATGCTGCTTCACTTCATGACTCTGAAAGGATATGTCTACAAACAGGAACATGGTATAACTGGTTATGTCAATTTACGACTACAATCATCTAAGGATTCTACAAAGAACCGATTCGAACGTCGGATGGATATCAGCAGATTTATTGTTGAAAGTTTGAGCGTTCAGAAGGATGATACTAAAGAGACGACACTTGTTAACTTTTCCGTTGTAGAACTCCTTCAGCAATATATTGACAGCCGTAAAGAAGCGATGTTTTCCGACAAAGAAAAGCCCACAATCGCTGATATTGAGGAATCATTGCTATATCTTACCAAGACTGAGTTGATGAAAATAGAGGGCGGATTTCTTGTTATATATAATACCATGCAGATAGGTCGCCTTGTCGCTACTCGTACACGATATGGTAAGGAACAATATCGTCTGTTAGACGAATTCTATAAGCAGCGAATCCGACAGATTCACATTGTAGGTGAATATGCCAACCTGATGGTTCGTGACTACAATGCGGCACTTCGTTTCGTCAATGACTATTTTACAATGGATTTCCGCAAGTTCATCAATCAGTATTTTAAAGAAGAACGCAGGGCACAGATTGACCAGAATATCACTCCTGCCAAATACAACAAACTCTTTGGTGAACTTTCCAACCGTCAATGTGAGATTATTGATGATAAGGAGTCAAAGTATATTGTGGTGGCAGCAGGACCGGGAAGCGGAAAGACTCGAGTATTGGTTCACAAGCTGGCCTCACTACTTCTGCTTGAGGATGTAAAGCATGAACAATTGTTGATGCTCACGTTCTCAAGAGCTGCAGCAACAGAGTTTAAGAAGCGACTCATAGACTTAGTAGAAAATTCAGCTCATTATGTAGACATCAAGACATTCCATTCATATAGTTTTGACCTTATAGGGAAACAAGGAAGGCTGGAAGATGCTAAAGATGTGGTGCGTATTGCTGCAGAGATGATAGAAAATGGCGAGGTAGAAGCATCTAAGATAGCCAAGAGCGTGCTTGTTATTGACGAGGCTCAGGATATGGGGCAGGACGACTTTAGGCTAGTTCAAGCGCTGATGCGACAGAATGAAGAAATGCGAGTCATTGCTGTGGGTGATGACGACCAGAATATTTACGGCTTCCGTGGTTCCGAATCAAAATACATGCAGTCACTCGTTGAACAAAATGGTGCAAAATTATACGAGATGACAGACAACTACCGCTCAGCAAAAACGATAGTTGATTGTGCTAACCGTTATGTTCAGCGGATTCCTGGTCGACTGAAACATACTCCCATCCAGTCTGCCACAGGAGAAGAAGGCAAGGTAATGACTTTGAAGTCATTTCTGGATACTGAAATAAAAGTAGAAGGAAGTACTGCAATACTTACACGTACTAATGAGGAAACTATGCAGGTGGCCTACGAGCTAGAACAACGTGGTTTACATGCTACCGTGGCACAGTCGATGGGAGACTTCCATTTCGGTAATCTTGCAGAAGTGCGCTATTTCCTAAAACAACTTGGAGACATAGATGAAGTTACCATTCCGAAAGAAAAGTGGGATGTGGCCAAAAAGCGTACACTTGAGACGTATGCCTCAAGTACTTGCCTCAACGTTATGAAGCATTTCTTTTCAGACTTTGAGATAACTCATCAATCCTATTATCGCAGTGACTTGCGTGAATACATCTTCGAGTCAAATATTGAGGATTTCATTGCTGCTGATGATAAGTCTGTGTTCGTAAGCACTATCCACAAAGCAAAGGGACGAGAATTCGATAATGTCTATCTCATGTCTGTCATACCAGATGGAAGAAGTATAGATGATATGCATGCCTATTACGTGGGACTCACTCGGGCTAAGCGAAACCTGTATCTTATAACCAATCCACCCACTGAGTATTCTTCTATATCAATAGCATTGAACATGCATGATGTTATTCTTAATTTCTTCAAGGGAAGAAAGGACATCGTGCTTCGCTTAAGAAGTGGTGACAGCTTACTATACAGAGACGGATATTTGCAGAATGAGCAGGAAGTCAATGTTGCCGCTTTGTCTGCATCAGGTAAAGATAAATTGAAAGTGTGGACAGATAGAGGTTATGAAGTAACAAACGCTAAAGTGAGCTACACATTGGCTTGGAAACCACAAGACTCTGAAATAGAATACGCCGTTTGTTTGGCGAATCTGAACTTAGTTAAGCAAGAAAAAACATCAGAATAA
- a CDS encoding BRO family protein, with protein sequence MNENFAIKLFEGKKVRIVWDAEQEKYYFSVTDIVQVLTDSVNPRDYIKKMLRRDPELKSKWGTICPPVEMLAPDGKRRKTQAADLEGVFRIIQAIPSKKAEPDNTIKQVA encoded by the coding sequence ATGAACGAGAATTTCGCTATAAAGCTCTTTGAGGGCAAGAAAGTGCGCATCGTATGGGATGCGGAGCAAGAAAAGTACTATTTCTCTGTAACAGATATAGTGCAGGTCTTGACAGATTCCGTGAATCCACGCGATTACATTAAGAAAATGCTTCGTCGTGACCCTGAGCTGAAATCCAAGTGGGGGACAATTTGTCCCCCTGTTGAAATGTTGGCTCCAGATGGTAAGCGACGTAAGACCCAGGCTGCTGACCTCGAAGGTGTTTTCCGAATCATCCAAGCCATACCCTCCAAGAAAGCCGAACCTGATAACACTATCAAGCAAGTAGCTTGA
- a CDS encoding glycerophosphodiester phosphodiesterase family protein has product MKTLKIFAILTLSMLTATLQAQEKEKPLSPKGTQVIAHRGHWDVDGSAQNSRRSLQLALDMDIYGSEIDVWLTRDGHLFVNHDASYDGVTLQDATADECRALILKNGEHMPELKDMLALLKKSTTSTKLIIEIKECRTLQQNLESARQTVKAVRKAGMQKKVEYISFSLAACVEIARLDPTARVAFLSGWITPKELHKLGITGLDYHLAVFQEHPEWVKEAHELGMYTNVWTIDSDEHFRKFRDMGIDYITTNNPEGAVNVVSQ; this is encoded by the coding sequence ATGAAAACCCTGAAAATCTTCGCAATCCTCACCCTATCGATGCTGACGGCAACCCTTCAAGCACAAGAAAAAGAAAAGCCCCTGTCGCCCAAAGGCACACAAGTCATCGCCCACCGCGGCCACTGGGATGTCGACGGGTCTGCACAGAACTCACGCCGCTCGCTGCAGCTCGCCCTCGACATGGACATCTACGGCAGCGAGATAGACGTCTGGCTGACACGCGACGGCCACCTCTTCGTCAACCACGATGCCAGCTACGACGGTGTCACCCTGCAGGATGCCACGGCCGACGAGTGCCGCGCCCTCATTCTGAAGAATGGCGAACACATGCCCGAGCTGAAAGATATGCTTGCCCTGCTGAAGAAGAGCACCACCTCGACGAAGCTCATCATCGAAATCAAGGAATGCCGCACGCTACAGCAGAACCTCGAGTCGGCGCGACAGACCGTGAAGGCCGTGCGCAAGGCCGGCATGCAAAAGAAGGTGGAGTATATCTCTTTCTCCCTGGCCGCCTGCGTAGAGATAGCACGCCTCGACCCGACGGCCCGTGTAGCCTTCCTCAGCGGATGGATAACGCCGAAAGAACTCCACAAGCTGGGCATCACCGGTCTGGACTACCACCTCGCCGTCTTCCAAGAGCATCCGGAATGGGTGAAGGAGGCTCATGAGCTGGGTATGTACACAAACGTATGGACGATTGACAGTGACGAGCATTTCCGTAAGTTTCGCGACATGGGCATCGACTACATCACCACCAACAACCCCGAGGGTGCCGTGAACGTCGTCAGCCAATAG
- a CDS encoding NUDIX domain-containing protein produces MLGVICFLAGLILAISTIRLFQIQGKGTLAPWDATTRLITSGPYAYVRNPMITGVALILTGEAWLFASYAIGIWAVIFLVINMVYFPLSEEPGLRARFGKEYDTYCQYVPRYIPRLTPWKQIKVVAAIIRKEDKIFTTQRGYGEWKDWWEFPGGKMEVGEAPEEALMREIREELSADISVDEFLCTVEYDYPQFHLKMHCYLCSLQTEALHLNEHEAAQWLTKDELGSVKWLPADLEVVERLRTR; encoded by the coding sequence ATGTTAGGGGTAATCTGTTTCCTTGCTGGTTTGATACTGGCCATTTCGACCATCAGACTATTTCAGATACAGGGTAAAGGAACATTGGCTCCATGGGACGCCACGACCCGTCTGATCACTTCCGGCCCTTATGCCTATGTGAGAAATCCGATGATTACAGGAGTCGCCCTGATTTTAACTGGCGAAGCGTGGTTGTTCGCATCTTATGCTATCGGCATCTGGGCTGTCATATTTCTTGTTATCAATATGGTTTACTTCCCTTTGTCGGAGGAGCCGGGACTGCGCGCACGCTTCGGAAAGGAGTATGACACGTATTGCCAATACGTGCCTCGATACATTCCTCGCCTAACACCCTGGAAACAAATAAAAGTGGTAGCAGCAATCATCCGCAAGGAGGATAAGATATTCACTACTCAGCGTGGATATGGCGAATGGAAAGACTGGTGGGAGTTCCCCGGCGGAAAGATGGAAGTAGGGGAGGCTCCAGAGGAGGCACTAATGAGGGAGATTCGTGAGGAACTGTCTGCGGACATCAGCGTGGATGAGTTTCTGTGCACCGTGGAGTATGACTACCCTCAGTTTCATTTGAAGATGCATTGTTATCTCTGCTCTTTGCAGACGGAGGCCCTGCATCTGAATGAGCATGAAGCGGCGCAGTGGCTCACCAAGGATGAGTTGGGCAGCGTGAAGTGGCTGCCTGCCGACCTGGAAGTGGTGGAGAGACTTAGAACACGATAA